tccttgaatacTCTATTCCTGAGATCCATAAATGCAGTTTGCGCATTTTGTCAATCCAAACGCCATCACAAGAACCCATAGTGTCCATATCTTGATCGAAACACCGTCTTGGTTATATCATCCACTTAATCTTCAATcgatgatacccagatcttaagtcaatctttgagaaataagTAGCTCCTTCCTATTTATCAAATCAAGTCGTCGATTCAcggtagaggatacttattcttattcCTTAACTCATTCAATTCACGATAATTGATACACGACCTCAGACTTTCATCTTTCTTATTTACAAATAGCACTGGTACACCCCTCAGGGATACACTCAGGCAAATAACTCCTTTATCTAGTAATTCCTGCAACTACGTCGCTAACTCTTTTATCTCGGCATGCGTCattcgatagggagctttcgatattgattctgttccaggagccaaatcaatcgtaaactcgacctctcgatctggaggtagtccaggtaattcatctggaaacacatcgggaaaatcTTTAACTACTAGAATATGTTCAATATTTAAGGACTCCTTTTCTATATCCTTCACATGTGCTAAATACGCTTCACACCCATGTCATAACAGTCTCTTTATTTAGATAGCCATTAGAAAATTCATCTCTTgcttctttcctttgaatatcactttAATACCATCCTTGGTCTGTAATTTCACTTTCTTACTTCTACATTCAATTTGCACATAGTGGTTTGAAAACCAATCCATCCATAATAGAACGTCAAATTCTCTTAACTTAAAAAGAATTAAGCCAGCGGAAAAGTGTCGACCTTCTATAATCCTATCGCAAATGGGACAGATTCTCTTGGAAGTAACTCTTTCTTGATTCGCTACTTCTGTAATCAAATTAGGTTCGAGAGGGTATGTAACACACTTTAATATAGCAATAACACTTTCAGCAATAAAGGATCTAGTTtctccagaatccattaacactttAACTTCTACTAATTTTATAtcaagcatacctgccaccacatccgCATACTGCACAGCATCTTTCATTGTCTTGTTGAACGTTCTTGCCCTTGGCTGAGCTGCTGGTGCTGCAGAGGGCGACGGTCCAGTAATGCTAAGCACATtcgccttctgaacaggctccttacaGTTCCTttccatatggcccacctttccatatttaaaataagtcaatTTCGGCTTCCCTGCTTCACTTGGGCATTCCGTCGAATAGTGACCTTCTTGATTGTACTTAAAACAAATCACGTCTTCTTGTCTCAGATTCAGAAATCTCATCTTCAACTGGTCTTAAATATAATTTGGAAAATACTTCCAAAACATCTCCGTAAACTTCTCCCAGATTATAACTTTTCCTTCAAGTAGCGCCTTTGAATATTTCTACCTATAACTTGCCTCAACCTAAAggtaataacttgcgtactgcgCCTTTTCTCATCCTTAACTTCCGCTAACTCGAAcatttttccatttctctcaaccatgactgagctttaatcggttCTGGAAATCGTACAAACTATGGGGGATGCACGGACTGAAGATGTTTGAAGTTTCTGACTTTAGGGGCTACATGTTGTTGCAACAGTTGAACAAGTCGGTTCATCATAGGAGtatcttggtttagttcttggtctCGGGTTTGAGTTTTTTGATAGGTGGTTTGGTGATGTGACCATTCTTTACAATCCtaattgagcaattatttagtaatacgatagcatggcatatataacaataAAGATTCATTTTGAATCCATTTatgggttttaagctttacccactTGCACATGCAATCCTCTTACTACATAATTCGCTCCTCAGTTATGGTCCTCACATGGTACAAGATATAATTTACAAGGTATTTAGAAACATGGTATGTAAAAGAGTTGATAAAGATTTCCAGGGTTTATAAGGTGAAAGATTTATATAAGGCTTCAACACTGCAAAATAAAGAAGTTTAGGTACAGTAAGTTCGGGCATAAGGTACAATGATACAGCAGGATaaaatagaggaaaaactggaaaacatcccccttcCTACCCTCAACTTCTACCTAGCCTTTATTGACCACAACCATAGAAAACCAAACATAATACAACAACATCGACAACTACTGTTCCACCAAAGGTCCTATATGGGCATCACCATCTAATCATCAAAGATCTCCCTCAAGACAGACAACATCCAGCGAATTATCTTATGCACCCTCTGGGCCTCAGCATCTGCATCACTAGTAGACTGTCCCTCGTCTAATCTCCTACATGCAATCTCCTCCACCATTTGAATCCAGACTCTCCACTTATCCTCCATAACTGAAGTCCTCTACCTAGATTCTCAAGCTAACCTATCCACCAAatctcccaactcaggaatgcgggagtaaaaAAAATCTCGATCCtaggctaacttgccaccaacactaacaggcacaatcttaggcatctaAAAATTTGGCTCAGGGGCTGGGGTCTGTgactctggcctcaagggtgatacCTGCATAGGAATCGcactactctcagatggatcctcctgATCTGAACAcacatacacaggctcctctgaagagggtggaATAGAGCCCACTGGGGTacggtcaaactaatctctgaattgAAATCACTACCACACATGGGGttctgagagaaaacacaaaaccgCAACCAAGAAACATCAGTACGGTTAAATAAGACTTCCGACtgactcacaccctaactctagttgctAATTTAACCTATTCACTTTTCTTatactatacctaatagtctaactcaactatattgtaacgccctccaaacccggggtataagcttgggggttactagctaatcaccaaacctgtacaatctgattaacaaacaataaaaaaataaatctaaacccctttaacactaaccacgatctttttaggttgaagtatgaaaacaaaaaccactaactactttattacaaaccaaattcaaaatcttacaaactctctttattacaaaccattatttatccagttttaaactaagttcatcttttattcaaacacacacactaactatctacactcgacctgttcgggcaactcaaagctttcttcctggattgggatcaacaccttgggtatgagaggatcccgaggcttgacccgcttctttaccacttgAGTCCTGATGGATTTTATATaccttcttaactgaaaacaataaggtgaataacaacaaaaaagggtgagccaaaaattgctcaacaagttcGCAAAATATAAACAATGTTTAAGCAATTTAAGTGAAacggtaacctgggtatatctccAAAGATATagccccgcgagaatagaaagaatgtcattactggcgagtacaaacgaactaaactggacaaaagttcgcatctataccctgctgatcagccaggatacagtacatatctatatctcactatatagatcccgtcgggcacccaggcactacggcctatctcaaggatccggttatgtctcGATCCTTAGGATTAAttaacttaatccccaaagtatcattatccagtccatggaatagcaaccgaaacaatcggtatgctttgatatattctaatcacctgAATACATCAATATTTATGCGCAACAAtaggaatatgaacaatgaattcaaatgaaaaggagaaatcaagaatcgaaatgaaatatgaacaagagaatcaaaagagtgcaagcgtgatacGAATCTggagaaatatcactattctgaaagtagaataggggaaaaacttgtcttcTGCGTGACTCACTGTAAATATGTTACCTTcatctatcaccgactcaacctgccttacTGGCTTAGCTTCtattagagaaatagactggtttagtcatttcgtacttcaattgcatcttgaaccgacttcacatcgttcatattctctacccatgcgcttatgactgactcgtatattacacattagcaagtaagactcaattaaccacataatacacataagcacataatcatttttatagttaaaaataatttttagaatcaaaatcgactcgctaaTCGCTCAACTAATCATTATCTGACCCGTTtcttatttttcagaatttttcggaCTAGTCTCGGCACGCgactcgactgataatcaaacaaataacaaattcaactaatttctagaagaaattaggtcttgatattatttttaatgaaaagaattcatttttctgagtcaaagggctttcgtttcggtcgaatcggactaacggtctaattaatatctaTTAAATACGGATAATTCAATTTAATATTCaacataattaattataattaatttttaaaccctaaaataaattttaaatcattatttaagaaaaaaatcagaattaaaaatgatttttctataaattttggaattaaaatgaatttattatgattaattgaaaattatttgattaattatcaaaataattaattatttttaaataattaataattaataaataataaataaataaataataaataatcaagaaaataatgaaatctgatttttagaaaatatttcagaattatttataatataaatcaattaattaaataattaattaactaatttataaaatcaataaaactgatttttataattaataaaaataaaaataaaaattaaatccaGAAACACTTGacagaaaatgaattttgaaaataatggATCAAAGGCGGGTTGAATTTGGGTCAgaaaccgggttgccaagaacaatccgggtcgggatgaacacaCCGGAAAATTCCCAGATTCCGGCGGGTTCCCCCGACTCCGGCAACCTCGATTCAGGCCAAAATCAGTACCGTTTGTACTGATTTTTACAGAGTTTCAACTCAAAACAACTTCCCCAACATGATTCAGGCCAAAACAAACCACAAACATCACGGAATCACCATCTCCGGCCACAATCGtcatgaactccggccaaaataggaaatcacagaatcgtacataaaatcaaacgttGTATAGTGCAAACTGAAGCCAAGAACACATATAATCGAAGCCCTAACATCTTAACAACTAAATATTCACAGAAATTACagagttgtgatttgaaaatcgaacataaacccttGAATCACTATCCAGACATCGTTCATTCAATTAAATATCATGAATCGACtataaatcatctaacaaagctatatcaatcatcaaaacatcataataaccctagaatcaaaaagtcctaattcgagtataaaccctgaaaatcaaaaactacgaatcaaaacatgaaattgatactagaaatggaaagaacagatcaagaccttcaatttcagtacttgaatcacacgatttgatgaagaaatcaactggaaatccttgattaattcttcgACCCGACTTGGTTCTACCCGACCCGGTTTGTAGAGAATTTTgattaatttctgatttttaattaataattatagttaattaaataaaaattaggctatttataataGTAAAAgtaatactcctaaataaaattaaggccctaattctacactttttcaaattaataagcccctatttataattttttagtattaaaatttaatttataaggattttatatatgcaatatatatgccaaaatttcccaaaaattgtgaataatgcaaaaatacaaagaaatggtataaataaaagtccaataattttataaaaataaaacaaatgatttttgtggggtttttaacatcccattgggcccggaaaagtcatttttcgcaaaaagagaaaatttataaaatacttaGATGTTTAAAATAATGcaatggtaaaagccgtttgatgaaaaataaggcccattattttatttgaaatacctgctttaaaatcatggttcgggtcgtaaaacgtttgaaatgaaagctataaatgaaaaacaaaatacctggaaaataccttaaaaatacctGGATGACACATAATGCACATAACACATGGCAATTAGGGTGTGAcagttaattccacataaatgacacattaacacacataatttattataaatatgatataatacagacgtaaatttcccaaacattacatctttcccccttaataggattctgtccttagaatcttgctatgaaaacaaatgatgatatttctctaatatttcactctcaagttcccaggttgattcttcaaccatagggtttctccacaatactcgcactaaagatacagacttatttctcaacactttctctcgccgatctaaaattcttatcggttgttctacaaaagacaaatcaggttggatatctatcggttcatactctattacatgcctagaatcaggattatatcgcttaagcatcgacacatgaaatacattgtgaatatgttgcatatgaggtggtaaagctaattcgtacgcaacttttcccacttttttcaaaatttcaaacggtccgacgtatcgtggcttcaatttacccttgttgccaaatctggttaatcctttccatggtgatataTTGAGTAACACgtgctctccttcctggtagtccatatccttccttgcttgatctgcatatttgcgttgcctgttttgtgctgcatccaatcgttttcgaataagttctatcttttgtttggtctgttggattaattatggacccaaaatcttgcattctccaacttcatcccaatatactggtgatctaaattttcttccgtataacgcttcgtacggtggcattccaatgcttgcgtgatagctgttgttgtaagaaaattcaaccaaaggtagatgctcatcccaactgccttcgaaatcaatcgcacaaactcgtagcgtgtcttcaattgtttgaatagttctttcactttgcccatcggtttgcggatgataagcggtactcatgtttaatttagttccaaggcattcttgaaattgtctccaaaatcttgaatcgaaacggggatctcgatcagacacgatagatattggaactccatgtcgcatcataatttccttgagatacaagtgcactagcttgtcgagtgaaaatctttctttaatcggtagaaaatgtgtcgactttgttagtctgtcaatgattacccatatcgcatcatgattggctttagttcttggtagtcctaccacaaaatccatcgctagatattcccatttccattctggaatatctaatggttgcagtaatccactcggtcgttgatgttccgctttaactcgctggcatgtgtagcatttacttacccattcggttatctccttcttcatatttggccaccaaaagttttccttcagatcacgatacatttttgtacttcctggatgaatggaatatttCAAACTGTGCGCATATcgtaatatttcttctttcagttctgccacattagggatccagattccttcgttatccttctgagttgtaaTTTATTCTCCCATTAAGTCATCATCTTGACTCATAACTTCTTCTTGACAGCAGCGaatcttctctaataactccggttgaaaagtcatagtgtagatagcttctatagattcattgggaacccgaatttcaatttccaatttgtcaaattcctcagctaattcttcgcatgaagttaacaaattcaatctttctttccggcttagcgcatctgccacaatatttgctttccctggatgataactgatcgtaacatcgtaatctttaattaattccagccatcggcgttgtctcatgttcaattccttctacgtaaagatgtacttcagacttttatgatccatgtagatttcacatttttcaccgtagagatagtgtttcaaaagtttcaatgcaaatacgatcgctgctaattccaggtcatgcataggatatttcttttcatgaggttttagttatctcgaagcatatgcaatgacattaccgtgttgcatcagtacacatcctaatccacggtatgaagcatcactgtaaatgacaaaatttccatgctcgtcttgtaatacgagtaccggtgcggttactaaccgattcttcagctcttggaaactttcttcacatttgtcatcccatacgaacttttcacttttctGAGTTAACTTGGTCgacggcgttgctattttcgcaaaatctttgacaaatcttctatagtatcctgccaatcccaagaaacttcgaacatctgttggtgtctttggcctttcccaactcaacacagcttcaatcttcgctggatcgacttgaatgccttctctactgatgatgtaccttagaaattgtacttctttcaACTAGAATTCATATTTtgagaatttcgcgtacagttgttgtgacgccctctaaacccggggtctagatttgggggtcactagccactaaactataataaaataatcacagcggaataatataataaatatgaccacttccatgcaactggatcgatcacaggttatagtatgaaacagacactaatacaaatcaactgttattacaaaccattagtctaattagttttaaaatttattcaaattttatcacaacaatcaatggcgaaataactagaacaattagttattcgctatTCTCAATTCAACGTTCCACTATATAGAGTGATTATAGCGAGatataaaatgtttaactattctgaacttagaatagtatggaatTTGAAataataaagttcagagtcagtatcacttgaatgataagtgaagatataaatacttgcataatatgattcgaaataaacgtcacttgaacgataagtgaaatTAGGAGTACTTGCCTGGTATACTCGAAAAccttttgttaggtcacacacactgtagagggggtgaatagagtgtaaagtacaatcaaatcgaactttaatatcacaagtaacagaaaacaaactttattgaaacaataaactctgttacagtatggaactgttacatctcagtgatgaacaaatatcacgagagctgctagggttaatatgaataatcttctcgaatatgataacacttatagtgtaaaccctatgtctgtgtttatatattacacagttacaagataatcgctaattgatatggaatataattctgcttcctaaaatttatcaatcagatatcttttcttccaagtattttattcttcatagaattccttcttcatgcatatctcttcttatgtttatctcgatcttctttcctttaatcagctactgtccttatctgaacgtccttcagcacttaagttctgatatccattttctgatgattatctcctgataatataagtactgatatccttaagtcctgacttccagtaagtactgatttatcctgtttaagtaagatctgaaaactaaacataaatcatattagccatgacattatcaaatatatctaacaatctcccccaacttgtaaattagcataatatacaagtttaacagatatttgatgatgtcaaaaacattaagtacaaatgcatgagaattagactagataactacaacttacaatccttaaagctttaccaacatttaacttctgataacagcttcagtctgtacaaatatcagaatttaatcagttgtagatcttgacttggcttcatcttctgatctctctgatgtcaggagttgttctgagatagttctttaacaaacatttctcagcatatctaagttcatcaatcatcctccttttagcatctttaagctctgcagtatcttcacaaatttgaaagattgcacccctgagatcattaatctttgcttttcttatatcctgatccagtctgatcaaataagctttatcagactcaagattgaattccacagccctgtaacctagaaaggtagttataatcttagcagtgttgggctttatttcaactatatcacccttgtgatctctgtactttggaaggtatgtgctgtcagacttaacagaataaagccttttctgtctctgaatctgatccttctaatagtttgcagcactttctgttaatctgtcattcacttgaagtaagaatagtacatgctccagttcttcaaaatacttcaatggaatggcattttgccttatatgataaaccctaccatctgtcatgaagtacaacaagatgtgttctttcaagtaggtatggtaaaccatttgtacagattccagttgattcaatctctctggagttgctccaatacctggttcactcaaggaagttggatcattggtagtgttctttattcttctttcatcagcacttcccaatccagttttatctcttgcttcctttccagtaactactcttgcttcaaaaccacttgcagcagtcttcaaaggttgagtctgttttgctttagtgaatcctggtaggagtgtcttcgatctatcttctgatatcaagttaacttgagctatatcagaggttacttgcttctttggaatattagaacttactgtctcttgactctgaacaacttgagccatatcagaggttgttttaagaacttttcttgaagtcagagcaagatcatccttttcatcagtgatttcttcattcttaggaggcacataaaccttgataggttcaccaaccttttctttacccttggatcttgaatctatctgcggttgtgatttatccaatgttgcttcagtatttgtcctttcttttatcacaatgcctttgagttttggaagtgtctttttaccagaagcttcatatttagatgtgactttctctgatttaagtctggcttcttcttccattaaactctccaagttcattcctggattttcccgaagaaataactgtcttgacatttcttcatcaagatctaaaagttcatcagaacttatccttttaccagtagcagaattaattcttttcccagtatcagaacttgtcctgtaacttgtgatttcagcttttcttgatgagaaacctctaccttgactatgacctctacccattccagagtttcctcgatcatccttttcatcatccttccctttcagtgtcttggcAGTCTttcatttggacttaattactctctccccctttttggcatcagcaggtagtagaagagagacaagcaattccactaaggcttggatttcagtaagttgagattgctgagaagcttgatttttcagaatatcatcaatctgagcttgttgtttctcttgagtcttctcaatataagcaatcctgtcaaaggtaggttggaagaactttttcttgtcaattttctgaatttggtcctgtttgatgaattcttcctgaatcttgtgtagctctgcatgagtagttgaatggagaccttggagatgtttagtactcaatgcagtgactctaagctgggttttgaaatcatctgaaattaatatttcatcagcttttgtcaagtgctcagcaagatgctttgcagttggaacatagaaaactgagttccaatccttagtccactcctgtcctgcaggagtttcactccaaggcactggtgcttctctggtaacaaacttcttaacaagttcagatttaagaatagtttgt
This genomic interval from Apium graveolens cultivar Ventura chromosome 8, ASM990537v1, whole genome shotgun sequence contains the following:
- the LOC141680117 gene encoding uncharacterized protein LOC141680117, with translation MERNCKEPVQKANVLSITGPSPSAAPAAQPRARTFNKTMKDAVQYADVVAGMLDIKLVEVKVLMDSGETRSFIAESVIAILKCVTYPLEPNLITEVANQERVTSKRICPICDRIIEGRHFSAGLILFKLREFDVLLWMDWFSNHYVQIECRSKKVKLQTKDGIKVIFKGKKQEMNFLMAI